In Amia ocellicauda isolate fAmiCal2 chromosome 7, fAmiCal2.hap1, whole genome shotgun sequence, one genomic interval encodes:
- the LOC136752655 gene encoding uncharacterized protein LOC136752655 isoform X2, with product MASGSDFTVTADRGSIVVALNAPAVTGSITMPVNINKSESEIQEINTCIAEHINQLIKALEARDELQTRKEINHMEQYMKQMSEFTQEIRKQNQLFDAKNTELSHLEQFIEDLVKKNDELHNRDQQELKKDMDMIRNTLLGIAGVLCVIAIEVAVFASMWLKKKGNKGRSCPQYVPDFETEENTAGTDEEMEPEYVMAEGSASGQYASYR from the exons ATGGCGAGTG GGAGCGATTTTACTGTAACTGCAGATCGGGGGAGCATTGTTGTCGCTTTGAACGCACCTGCAGTGACTGGTAGCATTACTATGCCTGTGAACATTAATAAGTCAG AGTCTGAAATTCAAGAAATTAATACATGTATAGCAGAACATATCAACCAATTGATCAAAGCTCTGGAAGCAAGAG aTGAGCTTCAGACGAGAAAGGAAATTAATCACATGGAACAATACATGAAAC AAATGTCAGAATTCACTCAAGAAATAAGAAAGCAAAATCAGCTTTTTGATGCCAAAAATACAG AATTGTCACATCTTGAGCAATTTATCGAGGATCTCGTGAAGAAAAATG ACGAATTACATAATCGTGATCAGCAAGAGCTCAAAAAGGATATGG ATATGATAAGAAACACCCTGCTGGGAATTGCTGGTGTGCTCTGTGTCATAGCCATTGAAGTTGCAGTATTTGCCAGTATGTGGCTaaagaaaaagggaaacaaaG ggCGATCATGTCCACAATATGTACCAGATTTTGAAACTGAAGAAAATACTGCAGGAACAGATGAGGAAATGGAGCCTGAATATGTCATGGCTGAAGGCTCAGCAAGTGGCCAGTATGCTTCATACAGATAG
- the LOC136752655 gene encoding uncharacterized protein LOC136752655 isoform X1, whose translation MWLLGSDFTVTADRGSIVVALNAPAVTGSITMPVNINKSESEIQEINTCIAEHINQLIKALEARDELQTRKEINHMEQYMKQMSEFTQEIRKQNQLFDAKNTELSHLEQFIEDLVKKNDELHNRDQQELKKDMDMIRNTLLGIAGVLCVIAIEVAVFASMWLKKKGNKGRSCPQYVPDFETEENTAGTDEEMEPEYVMAEGSASGQYASYR comes from the exons atgtGGTTGTTAGGGAGCGATTTTACTGTAACTGCAGATCGGGGGAGCATTGTTGTCGCTTTGAACGCACCTGCAGTGACTGGTAGCATTACTATGCCTGTGAACATTAATAAGTCAG AGTCTGAAATTCAAGAAATTAATACATGTATAGCAGAACATATCAACCAATTGATCAAAGCTCTGGAAGCAAGAG aTGAGCTTCAGACGAGAAAGGAAATTAATCACATGGAACAATACATGAAAC AAATGTCAGAATTCACTCAAGAAATAAGAAAGCAAAATCAGCTTTTTGATGCCAAAAATACAG AATTGTCACATCTTGAGCAATTTATCGAGGATCTCGTGAAGAAAAATG ACGAATTACATAATCGTGATCAGCAAGAGCTCAAAAAGGATATGG ATATGATAAGAAACACCCTGCTGGGAATTGCTGGTGTGCTCTGTGTCATAGCCATTGAAGTTGCAGTATTTGCCAGTATGTGGCTaaagaaaaagggaaacaaaG ggCGATCATGTCCACAATATGTACCAGATTTTGAAACTGAAGAAAATACTGCAGGAACAGATGAGGAAATGGAGCCTGAATATGTCATGGCTGAAGGCTCAGCAAGTGGCCAGTATGCTTCATACAGATAG
- the LOC136752655 gene encoding uncharacterized protein LOC136752655 isoform X3: MWLLGSDFTVTADRGSIVVALNAPAVTGSITMPVNINKSESEIQEINTCIAEHINQLIKALEARDELQTRKEINHMEQYMKQMSEFTQEIRKQNQLFDAKNTELSHLEQFIEDLVKKNDELHNRDQQELKKDMDMIRNTLLGIAGVLCVIAIEVAVFASMWLKKKGNKDFETEENTAGTDEEMEPEYVMAEGSASGQYASYR; this comes from the exons atgtGGTTGTTAGGGAGCGATTTTACTGTAACTGCAGATCGGGGGAGCATTGTTGTCGCTTTGAACGCACCTGCAGTGACTGGTAGCATTACTATGCCTGTGAACATTAATAAGTCAG AGTCTGAAATTCAAGAAATTAATACATGTATAGCAGAACATATCAACCAATTGATCAAAGCTCTGGAAGCAAGAG aTGAGCTTCAGACGAGAAAGGAAATTAATCACATGGAACAATACATGAAAC AAATGTCAGAATTCACTCAAGAAATAAGAAAGCAAAATCAGCTTTTTGATGCCAAAAATACAG AATTGTCACATCTTGAGCAATTTATCGAGGATCTCGTGAAGAAAAATG ACGAATTACATAATCGTGATCAGCAAGAGCTCAAAAAGGATATGG ATATGATAAGAAACACCCTGCTGGGAATTGCTGGTGTGCTCTGTGTCATAGCCATTGAAGTTGCAGTATTTGCCAGTATGTGGCTaaagaaaaagggaaacaaaG ATTTTGAAACTGAAGAAAATACTGCAGGAACAGATGAGGAAATGGAGCCTGAATATGTCATGGCTGAAGGCTCAGCAAGTGGCCAGTATGCTTCATACAGATAG